A genome region from candidate division KSB1 bacterium includes the following:
- a CDS encoding alpha/beta hydrolase: MDMKKIFKIAGKLLLGFLILLILLSLTLFLITRGDYSVPYTVEKDTTIPHIEIDNVIFHAETFGNDTNKTVIVIHGGPGNDYRYLLPLKELSKKYFVVFYDQRGTGLSPRVDAGEHSLDNSLKDLGNIINYYAPNDKVNIIGHSWGAMLATGYIAQYPERVSKAIIAEPGMLTSEKGKEYMQKFKIDFGWNVLKSMTLIVFESLHLKNTDKQSRIDYIFGKIGTLDVKGNPMRKYFCNKDITNGYLPFWRLSGVASQSIIKKAMDENGNIQIDLVSGLENYTNKVLFIVGECNQIIGEEFQQGHIKYFPNAKMIVVKDAGHTMFGEKPEECIEIIEKYFDTE; the protein is encoded by the coding sequence ATGGATATGAAAAAAATATTTAAAATTGCAGGAAAGCTTTTATTAGGATTTTTGATTCTATTGATTTTGTTGTCACTAACATTGTTTTTGATAACTAGAGGTGATTATTCTGTGCCCTATACCGTTGAAAAGGATACTACAATTCCGCATATCGAAATAGACAATGTTATTTTCCATGCTGAAACATTTGGAAATGATACCAATAAAACAGTGATAGTAATTCACGGAGGTCCCGGGAACGATTACAGATATCTTCTTCCGCTAAAAGAATTGTCAAAAAAATACTTTGTAGTTTTTTATGATCAGCGAGGAACCGGTTTATCTCCAAGAGTAGATGCCGGTGAACACTCTTTAGATAATTCATTGAAAGACTTGGGCAATATCATTAATTATTACGCGCCCAATGATAAAGTCAATATTATTGGGCATTCGTGGGGAGCCATGCTTGCCACAGGCTATATAGCTCAATACCCTGAGCGGGTCAGCAAGGCCATCATTGCCGAACCCGGCATGCTAACCAGCGAAAAAGGAAAAGAATACATGCAAAAGTTCAAGATTGACTTTGGTTGGAATGTTTTAAAATCAATGACATTAATTGTCTTTGAAAGTCTTCACCTGAAAAACACCGACAAGCAAAGTCGTATAGATTATATTTTTGGCAAAATAGGCACTTTGGATGTTAAAGGCAACCCTATGCGAAAGTATTTTTGTAATAAAGATATAACCAACGGTTATTTACCATTTTGGAGGTTAAGTGGTGTTGCGTCGCAATCAATAATAAAGAAAGCAATGGATGAGAACGGAAACATACAAATAGATTTGGTGTCCGGATTAGAAAATTACACAAATAAAGTATTGTTTATCGTTGGAGAATGCAACCAAATTATTGGTGAAGAGTTTCAGCAAGGACACATAAAATACTTTCCTAATGCTAAAATGATAGTTGTAAAAGATGCGGGCCATACGATGTTTGGAGAAAAACCCGAGGAATGCATTGAGATAATAGAAAAATATTTTGATACAGAATAA
- a CDS encoding N-acetylmuramoyl-L-alanine amidase, translated as MQSSLKSKHSCRNPFVFIWLLFLLASPYSAHAITYVETGTRDGDGIYTLLRRYELPTTQPYIESFCTLNKDRLDGDDTLVRGQFYQMPILVVRFDGQTIRSTLGIDDYDRAKELERYNKRMHLLGLRDELYTDDNRLWVPLHWFRDNPELKTPQDSDAEDTGESNPGKEYNFSIFGPKYSRVTVEDQRLKDCIFYLVSGHGGPDPGAIGKRGRYHLHEDEYAYDITLRLGRELIKHGALVYIIVRDPDDGIRDDAILKGDRDEYYWGNEAISRYTINRLEKRANILNALKHKNRFRSSNQYSIILHVDSRSGKKRVDIFYYYKQNDRIGKALALSMYRTVRDKYDEHQPGRGYKSLITTRNLYMLEHSQVNSVYIELGNIQNQRDQDRFVRANNRQAVANWLYLGVLDYIDP; from the coding sequence ATGCAGAGCTCACTGAAATCGAAACACAGCTGCCGGAACCCTTTTGTATTTATATGGCTGTTATTCCTCCTTGCAAGCCCCTACTCTGCCCATGCGATTACTTATGTAGAGACCGGCACCCGGGACGGAGACGGAATCTATACGCTGTTGCGGCGATACGAACTGCCCACCACCCAACCGTACATCGAATCCTTCTGCACCCTGAATAAAGACCGTCTGGACGGCGATGACACGCTGGTTCGCGGTCAATTCTATCAAATGCCAATCCTTGTTGTCCGTTTTGACGGACAAACCATTCGTTCAACCCTGGGAATCGATGATTATGACCGGGCAAAGGAACTGGAGCGTTACAACAAACGCATGCACCTGCTGGGCCTGCGCGATGAACTGTATACGGACGACAACCGGCTCTGGGTGCCGCTGCACTGGTTTCGGGACAATCCGGAACTGAAAACACCCCAAGATTCTGATGCAGAGGACACCGGCGAATCAAATCCTGGCAAGGAATACAATTTCTCTATATTCGGACCAAAGTATTCGCGCGTGACAGTCGAAGATCAGCGGCTCAAGGACTGTATTTTTTACCTGGTCAGCGGGCATGGCGGACCCGATCCCGGCGCGATCGGCAAGCGCGGCCGTTACCACCTGCACGAAGACGAATACGCCTATGATATCACTCTGAGACTGGGCCGGGAACTGATCAAACATGGCGCCCTGGTCTATATTATTGTCCGCGACCCCGATGACGGCATCCGGGATGATGCCATTCTCAAGGGAGACCGGGATGAATATTACTGGGGCAATGAAGCCATATCCCGCTACACCATCAACCGTCTCGAAAAACGCGCCAATATTCTCAACGCGCTCAAACATAAGAACCGCTTCCGCAGCAGCAATCAATACAGCATTATTTTGCACGTCGATTCCCGATCCGGGAAAAAACGCGTGGATATTTTTTATTATTACAAGCAGAACGACCGCATCGGCAAAGCACTTGCTTTGTCCATGTACAGAACCGTACGCGACAAATACGACGAGCACCAGCCCGGTCGCGGATACAAAAGCCTGATCACCACCCGCAACCTGTACATGCTGGAACACAGCCAGGTCAACAGCGTTTACATCGAATTGGGCAACATTCAAAATCAACGCGATCAGGATCGATTCGTGCGGGCAAACAATCGTCAGGCCGTCGCCAACTGGCTCTATCTGGGCGTACTCGACTATATTGACCCCTAA
- a CDS encoding nitroreductase family protein, which yields MIDLLRRRRSIRVFQQKPVESDKIELLKEACLRSPTSRNRHPWTFIFITDPEYLHILSNAKPHGADFLKHAPLGVVIAADTDKTDVWIEDCSIASILLQMTAQSLGLGSCWIQIRRRKPDHSGSASDYIKEKLDLPPEFKVESIIAIGYPDENKPGIPESDLLTDRIRMI from the coding sequence ATGATCGATCTGCTGCGCCGGCGGCGAAGCATCCGTGTGTTTCAGCAAAAACCTGTCGAATCCGATAAAATTGAACTTCTCAAAGAAGCCTGTTTGCGCTCCCCGACTTCACGCAACCGTCATCCCTGGACGTTTATTTTTATTACCGATCCCGAATACCTGCACATTCTCTCCAATGCCAAACCGCACGGTGCGGATTTTCTCAAGCACGCCCCGCTGGGGGTTGTAATTGCCGCGGATACTGACAAAACCGATGTATGGATCGAAGACTGTTCAATTGCTTCCATTCTTTTACAAATGACCGCGCAGTCGCTCGGACTCGGCAGCTGCTGGATCCAGATCCGCAGGCGCAAGCCGGATCACAGCGGATCGGCAAGCGATTATATCAAAGAAAAACTTGATTTGCCGCCTGAATTTAAAGTGGAATCGATTATTGCCATCGGCTATCCGGACGAAAACAAACCGGGTATTCCGGAATCAGACCTGTTAACCGACCGTATCCGAATGATATGA
- the polX gene encoding DNA polymerase/3'-5' exonuclease PolX — MPIHNSDIADSLSKVADLLDIKGANPFRVRAYRQASATISGLSQNITDMLDQGKNLSDLSGIGQDLAGKIQEIAETGRLKQLKELEAELPEALPRMMQMESLGPKRVKTLYDKLNIKSLSDLESAAKSDKIKALKGFGQKTQDKILDELERLQQSGEKQRFRWAIAEDYIKPLQDYLQGIDGVKQLDIAGSYRRRKETVGDVDILVSWKQDADVMDPFVRYEDVERILAHGDTKSSVVLRNGLQVDLRVVPQAGYGAALHYFTGSKAHNIAVRKMGVDRGFKINEYGVYKGGKRIAGKTETEVYEQVGLPFIPPELRENNGEFKAAESNDLPELIDLSDIKGDLQSHTTASDGKFSLKDMAEAARKKGYEYLAVTDHSKRVSVAGGLDDKKLEQQLQRIEKLNPSFEDFRILKSIEVDILEDGSLDLSNDILKELDIVICSIHYNTQLTEKQQTKRVIKAMQNPHFHIFAHPTGRLIGEREPYKLDMDAVMDAAKDNNCFLELNAQPVRLDLSDTHCRMAKEKGIKLAISTDAHTTDDLDHMRFGIGQARRGWLEADDVLNTHSWNELKTLLKKS, encoded by the coding sequence ATGCCCATACACAACAGCGATATTGCCGATAGTTTGTCCAAAGTTGCCGACCTGCTGGACATCAAAGGCGCCAATCCGTTCCGTGTGCGCGCTTACCGGCAGGCTTCGGCTACCATTTCCGGATTATCGCAAAACATAACCGACATGCTCGATCAGGGCAAAAACCTGAGCGACCTGTCGGGCATCGGACAGGATCTGGCCGGCAAGATTCAGGAAATCGCAGAGACCGGCCGCCTGAAACAGCTCAAAGAACTCGAAGCCGAGCTCCCGGAAGCGCTGCCGCGCATGATGCAAATGGAGAGTCTGGGTCCCAAACGCGTCAAAACCCTGTATGACAAACTGAATATCAAAAGTCTGTCCGATCTGGAAAGCGCCGCAAAATCGGACAAGATCAAGGCTCTGAAGGGATTCGGCCAGAAAACCCAGGACAAAATCCTGGACGAGTTGGAGCGTTTGCAGCAAAGCGGCGAAAAACAACGCTTCAGGTGGGCCATTGCCGAAGACTATATCAAACCCCTGCAGGATTATCTGCAGGGCATCGACGGCGTCAAACAGCTCGATATCGCCGGCAGTTATCGGCGCCGCAAAGAGACGGTAGGCGATGTGGATATCCTGGTGAGCTGGAAGCAGGATGCGGATGTCATGGACCCATTTGTCCGGTATGAAGATGTGGAGCGAATTCTGGCGCACGGCGACACCAAATCATCCGTGGTTTTGCGCAACGGACTGCAGGTGGATTTGCGCGTCGTGCCGCAGGCCGGATACGGGGCGGCGCTTCACTATTTCACCGGCTCCAAAGCCCATAATATTGCCGTGCGCAAAATGGGGGTGGACCGGGGATTCAAGATTAATGAATACGGCGTCTATAAAGGCGGCAAACGCATCGCCGGCAAAACCGAGACCGAGGTTTATGAGCAGGTGGGACTGCCTTTTATTCCCCCGGAACTGCGCGAAAACAACGGCGAGTTCAAAGCCGCCGAATCGAACGACTTGCCGGAACTGATCGACCTGTCCGATATCAAAGGCGACCTGCAGTCGCACACCACCGCCTCGGACGGCAAATTTTCGCTAAAAGACATGGCCGAGGCCGCCCGGAAAAAGGGCTACGAATACCTGGCGGTCACGGATCACTCCAAACGCGTCAGTGTGGCCGGGGGACTGGATGACAAAAAACTCGAACAGCAATTGCAGCGCATCGAAAAATTGAACCCATCGTTCGAGGATTTCCGCATTCTCAAATCCATCGAAGTAGATATCCTGGAAGACGGGTCGCTTGATCTGAGCAACGATATCCTGAAAGAACTGGATATCGTGATCTGTTCCATCCATTACAACACCCAATTGACCGAAAAACAACAGACAAAACGCGTCATCAAGGCGATGCAAAACCCGCATTTCCATATTTTCGCACATCCGACCGGCCGACTGATCGGAGAACGCGAGCCCTATAAACTGGATATGGACGCCGTAATGGACGCGGCAAAGGACAACAACTGTTTTTTAGAATTGAACGCCCAGCCCGTTCGCCTGGATTTGTCAGATACGCACTGCCGCATGGCCAAAGAAAAGGGCATCAAACTGGCCATTTCCACGGACGCGCACACCACAGACGATCTCGATCATATGCGTTTCGGCATCGGTCAGGCGCGGCGCGGCTGGCTCGAAGCGGATGACGTGCTCAACACCCACAGCTGGAACGAGCTGAAAACACTGCTGAAAAAATCATAA
- the glgP gene encoding alpha-glucan family phosphorylase: MPCPPNLPKSLSYLETLAYNLYWSWDHNSKALFRRLEPDLWEELQRNPVKLLGMIDQERLDKLSQNNGFISYLQRVKTNFENYMERKTWFQQQYSDKKDVTIAYFSMEYGLANGLPIYSGGLGILAGDHLKSASDLGLPLVGIGLLYQQGYFQQYLSRDGWQQETYPINDFYNLPTVLVTDDQGNPLTVDVTYPDGAVTARVWKIHVGRVDLYLLDTNLDTNPAKTREITAQLYGGDNEMRIKQEIMLGIGGMQALRKLGITPTVCHMNEGHSAFLALERVKMLMQENPELSFAQARMATRGSNVFTTHTPVPAGIDMFAPDLVTQYLKPHYKDLGIPDDEFLNLGGVQYQQTDGKFNMAVFAISMASTYNGVSKLHGNIARDMWSYIWPNVLKEEVPIGHITNGMHIRTWVSEDMSELFTRYLGPNWYRNPADKSVWEHVDAIPNEELWRTHERRRERLVAFSRKHLRNQMQNAGASQAEIEEANEVLNPEALTIGFARRFAAYKRAFLLFKDLDRLHDILMNKDCPVQIIIAGKAHPRDKIGKGIIRDIINVIRQDNFRSRIVFLENYNIDIASDLVQGVDVWLNNPRRPREASGTSGMKAGANGALNLSVLDGWWDEGYYMDGKSGWAIGRGETYNDPDEQDRVESEELYHLLEQQVIPAFYERGQNGLPVQWIEMMKNSIKMVGPYFNTYRMVQSYTHDYYLPAMEQYEKINTDQQKPAVELANWCQNIRANWDSVKIISTKKTSSDILMGESLTIEATVDLGKLTPDDVSVEVFYGSVDEQGSIKNGQFKEMTVNGQSKHHHYRTDVPADRTGRQGFTIRVIPVHPLLGNKYEMGLITWH; encoded by the coding sequence ATACCATGTCCACCGAATCTTCCAAAATCGCTGTCCTATTTGGAAACACTGGCTTATAATCTGTACTGGAGTTGGGATCACAACTCAAAGGCGCTGTTCCGCCGCCTGGAACCGGATCTGTGGGAAGAACTGCAGCGCAATCCGGTCAAGCTGCTCGGCATGATCGACCAGGAACGCCTTGACAAACTCAGCCAAAATAACGGTTTTATCTCGTACCTGCAGCGAGTCAAAACCAATTTCGAAAACTATATGGAACGCAAAACCTGGTTCCAGCAGCAATACAGCGACAAAAAAGATGTCACCATTGCTTATTTTTCCATGGAATATGGTCTGGCCAATGGTCTGCCCATTTATTCAGGCGGTCTGGGAATACTGGCCGGGGATCATCTGAAATCAGCAAGTGATTTAGGTTTGCCTCTGGTCGGTATCGGATTGCTGTATCAGCAGGGCTATTTCCAGCAGTACCTTTCGCGTGACGGTTGGCAGCAGGAAACCTATCCAATCAATGATTTTTACAATCTGCCTACTGTGCTTGTCACAGATGACCAGGGAAATCCTTTGACGGTGGATGTAACTTATCCGGATGGTGCGGTCACGGCCCGGGTCTGGAAGATTCATGTGGGCCGGGTCGATCTGTATTTACTCGACACCAATCTCGACACCAATCCGGCCAAAACCCGCGAGATCACCGCGCAATTGTACGGCGGGGACAATGAGATGCGCATCAAACAGGAAATCATGCTCGGAATCGGCGGCATGCAGGCGTTGCGGAAGCTGGGCATCACCCCGACCGTCTGCCACATGAACGAGGGTCACTCGGCCTTTTTGGCGCTGGAACGCGTCAAAATGCTCATGCAGGAAAATCCGGAACTGTCTTTTGCGCAGGCGCGCATGGCCACACGCGGCAGCAATGTATTCACCACCCACACCCCGGTTCCGGCGGGTATCGATATGTTTGCGCCTGATCTTGTCACCCAATACCTGAAACCGCATTACAAAGATCTCGGCATTCCCGACGACGAGTTTTTAAATCTGGGCGGTGTTCAGTACCAGCAAACCGACGGCAAGTTCAATATGGCTGTTTTTGCCATCAGCATGGCCAGCACCTACAACGGTGTGAGCAAACTGCACGGAAACATAGCCCGCGACATGTGGTCCTATATCTGGCCGAATGTCTTAAAGGAAGAAGTGCCCATCGGACATATCACCAACGGCATGCATATCCGCACCTGGGTCTCCGAAGATATGTCAGAGCTGTTTACCCGTTATCTGGGACCCAATTGGTACCGAAATCCGGCTGACAAAAGTGTTTGGGAGCATGTTGACGCGATACCCAACGAAGAGTTGTGGCGCACTCACGAGCGCCGGCGTGAACGCCTGGTTGCATTCAGCCGCAAGCATCTGAGAAACCAAATGCAGAATGCCGGGGCTTCTCAGGCCGAGATCGAAGAAGCAAACGAAGTGCTGAATCCGGAAGCCCTGACCATCGGCTTTGCCCGCCGGTTTGCGGCTTATAAACGCGCATTCCTGCTGTTCAAAGATCTGGACCGCCTGCACGATATTCTCATGAACAAAGACTGTCCGGTGCAAATCATCATTGCCGGCAAAGCACACCCGCGCGACAAGATCGGTAAAGGCATTATCCGCGATATCATCAATGTCATTCGCCAGGACAATTTTCGCTCGCGCATTGTGTTTCTGGAAAACTATAACATTGATATTGCATCCGATCTGGTTCAGGGTGTTGATGTCTGGCTCAACAACCCGCGCCGCCCCCGTGAAGCCAGCGGCACCAGCGGCATGAAAGCCGGAGCCAACGGCGCGCTCAACCTGAGTGTCCTGGACGGCTGGTGGGACGAAGGCTATTATATGGACGGCAAATCCGGATGGGCCATCGGACGCGGCGAAACGTATAATGATCCGGATGAACAGGATCGAGTCGAGTCTGAAGAGCTGTATCACTTGTTGGAACAACAGGTTATTCCCGCCTTTTACGAACGCGGTCAGAACGGCCTGCCGGTGCAATGGATCGAAATGATGAAAAACAGCATCAAGATGGTCGGACCGTATTTCAACACTTACCGCATGGTCCAGTCGTACACGCATGATTATTATCTACCGGCCATGGAACAGTATGAAAAAATCAACACAGACCAGCAAAAACCGGCTGTAGAACTGGCCAACTGGTGTCAAAACATACGCGCCAACTGGGATTCCGTCAAAATTATCAGTACTAAAAAAACCAGCAGCGATATTCTAATGGGAGAATCTCTGACCATTGAAGCAACCGTTGATCTCGGAAAACTGACACCGGATGATGTCAGCGTGGAAGTGTTTTACGGATCCGTAGATGAACAGGGGTCCATTAAAAACGGACAGTTTAAAGAAATGACCGTGAACGGACAGTCCAAACACCACCATTACCGGACTGATGTGCCAGCTGACCGTACCGGCCGTCAGGGATTCACGATCCGGGTGATCCCCGTCCATCCGCTGCTCGGCAATAAATACGAAATGGGTTTGATCACCTGGCACTAA
- a CDS encoding YhbY family RNA-binding protein: MELLTSSQRGKLRGLAHSINPVAVIGKNGLSTEVLDAIDHSLNDHELIKIRFLEFKDQKKDLVAEITQKLRCHLVDLIGHVAILYRQHPEEDKRKVNLPTK; this comes from the coding sequence ATGGAGTTACTCACCAGTTCACAACGCGGCAAACTGCGCGGACTCGCGCATTCCATCAACCCGGTGGCCGTTATCGGAAAAAACGGACTATCAACTGAAGTCCTGGACGCCATTGACCATTCGCTGAATGATCATGAGCTGATCAAAATCCGGTTTCTGGAGTTCAAGGATCAGAAAAAAGACCTGGTTGCAGAGATCACCCAAAAACTGCGCTGTCATTTGGTCGATCTGATCGGGCATGTGGCCATTCTGTACCGTCAGCACCCGGAAGAAGATAAACGCAAAGTGAATCTGCCAACAAAATAA
- a CDS encoding creatininase family protein produces MRPYILAETNWHHIKNAKFNLAVLPWGAVEAHNYHLPYSSDVIESKAIAAESARIAWEKGARLIVLPPIPYGVNTGQTDIYLDMNLSPSTQQAILRDLVTVLNRQGIHKLMLLNSHGGNEFKPMLRELGLEFQNMFLCTANWFEALDRSDFFTNPGDHAEEMETSLLLYLNPELVLAKKKWGNGQVKSFKIKEFSEHWLWTERKWSKITADTGVGNPQHASKDKGERFFRAVTEKIADVLFELCRMDPENMYE; encoded by the coding sequence ATGCGCCCCTATATCCTGGCTGAAACCAATTGGCACCACATCAAAAACGCCAAATTTAACCTGGCAGTGCTGCCTTGGGGTGCGGTTGAAGCCCATAATTATCATTTGCCCTATTCCAGTGACGTCATTGAATCCAAAGCCATTGCTGCCGAATCCGCCCGCATCGCCTGGGAAAAGGGCGCCAGACTGATTGTCCTGCCCCCCATCCCCTACGGCGTCAACACCGGCCAGACGGATATTTATCTGGACATGAACCTCAGCCCCTCGACTCAGCAGGCCATCCTGCGTGACCTCGTAACCGTATTAAACCGTCAGGGTATTCACAAGCTGATGCTGCTCAACAGTCACGGCGGCAATGAGTTCAAACCCATGCTGCGGGAACTGGGCCTCGAGTTTCAAAACATGTTCCTGTGCACGGCAAACTGGTTCGAGGCTCTGGACCGCTCTGATTTTTTTACAAACCCGGGTGACCATGCCGAGGAAATGGAAACCAGCCTGCTGCTCTATCTGAATCCCGAACTCGTGCTTGCCAAAAAAAAATGGGGAAACGGACAAGTAAAATCGTTCAAAATTAAAGAATTCTCTGAACACTGGCTGTGGACCGAACGCAAGTGGTCCAAAATCACAGCCGACACAGGTGTGGGAAATCCCCAACATGCCTCAAAAGACAAAGGGGAGCGGTTTTTCAGAGCTGTGACAGAAAAAATCGCGGACGTCCTGTTCGAGCTATGCCGTATGGACCCGGAAAATATGTACGAATAG
- a CDS encoding dihydroorotate dehydrogenase-like protein, translated as MDLSTTYMGLKLKNPLVPSASPLSRTVEGIKQLEDAEASAVVLYSLFEEQISFEAEELDFYLHKGAEHFSEALEYFPQEQDFNLGPEDYLNHIRKTKEAVDIPIIASLNGVTKGGWIDYAKKMQDAGADGLELNIYFLSTDPKQTAQDVENEYISIVKAVKSSVDIPVAVKMNPFFSALGNMTRKIADAGADALVLFNRFYQPDLNLKELEVEPGVVLSTSNDLRLPLRWLAILYGKLNVSFAGSTGVHTAQDALKMIAAGADVANLCAALLQKGPEHLKTVLNGMNEWLEAKEYASLDILKGSLSQKSCAEPSAFERANYMKALNEYK; from the coding sequence ATGGATTTATCAACCACATATATGGGGCTCAAGCTAAAAAACCCGCTGGTCCCGTCAGCTTCACCGCTGTCGCGAACCGTTGAAGGCATCAAGCAGCTGGAGGATGCAGAAGCGTCCGCAGTTGTTCTGTATTCACTGTTTGAAGAACAGATCTCGTTTGAAGCCGAAGAACTGGATTTTTATCTGCACAAAGGCGCCGAACATTTTTCAGAAGCGCTCGAGTATTTCCCCCAGGAACAGGATTTTAACCTGGGACCGGAAGATTATCTGAATCACATCCGTAAAACCAAAGAGGCTGTGGATATTCCGATCATTGCCAGTCTCAACGGCGTGACCAAAGGCGGCTGGATCGATTACGCTAAAAAAATGCAGGATGCCGGCGCCGACGGTCTTGAACTGAATATTTATTTTTTATCAACAGATCCCAAGCAGACCGCACAGGACGTGGAAAACGAATATATCTCCATCGTCAAGGCTGTAAAATCCAGTGTAGATATTCCGGTTGCGGTGAAAATGAACCCCTTCTTTAGCGCACTGGGCAATATGACTCGGAAAATTGCAGATGCGGGCGCCGACGCGCTGGTGCTGTTCAACCGGTTTTATCAACCGGATCTGAATCTAAAAGAACTCGAGGTGGAACCCGGTGTGGTGTTGAGCACATCGAACGATCTGCGCCTGCCGTTGCGCTGGCTCGCCATTCTGTACGGCAAGCTGAATGTCAGTTTCGCCGGAAGTACGGGCGTGCATACCGCGCAGGACGCCTTGAAAATGATCGCCGCCGGCGCCGATGTCGCCAATCTGTGCGCAGCTCTGCTGCAAAAGGGCCCGGAACACCTGAAAACCGTTCTGAACGGCATGAACGAATGGCTCGAAGCAAAAGAATATGCTTCTCTGGATATTCTCAAAGGAAGTCTCAGCCAGAAATCATGCGCCGAACCTTCGGCGTTTGAGCGAGCCAATTATATGAAAGCGCTGAACGAGTACAAATAA
- a CDS encoding type II CAAX endopeptidase family protein, with protein sequence MKKFQTKPLLYYVIITYCITWLCWITAILMGYEEISFFKLFSWDFNNSKQMILFFIFRIGVYGPLLASVLVTFWRFKRDGLKNLWRRIIKWNVPIKWYLYLLLIPIGINLFAVLAGVLTGLSFDDFFQSEIPWSLILIYFSYQIITSGMEEPGWRGFALGHLQNKYTAEKASWILGLIWAIWHYPLLISLYHNQAIISIIFSLAGFTMVMIGQTIIYTWFYNNTKSIFITILHHAWGNTATAFILGTVATHNPMIGLLSGIFTWAIAALLLKIFGGETLTKDEMISMDLT encoded by the coding sequence ATGAAAAAATTTCAAACCAAACCATTGCTTTATTATGTTATTATTACTTATTGCATAACATGGCTATGTTGGATTACTGCCATTTTAATGGGTTATGAAGAAATATCATTTTTCAAATTGTTTTCCTGGGACTTTAATAATTCGAAACAAATGATACTTTTTTTTATTTTTAGAATAGGTGTTTACGGACCGTTATTAGCTTCAGTGTTGGTAACTTTTTGGAGATTTAAACGTGATGGATTGAAAAATCTTTGGAGGCGGATAATAAAATGGAACGTCCCTATAAAGTGGTATTTATATCTATTGCTTATTCCCATTGGTATAAATTTATTTGCTGTGTTGGCAGGCGTTTTAACGGGCTTGTCATTTGATGATTTTTTTCAAAGTGAAATTCCCTGGTCATTAATTTTGATATACTTTTCTTACCAAATAATTACCAGTGGAATGGAAGAACCCGGCTGGAGAGGGTTTGCACTTGGTCATTTACAAAATAAATATACTGCCGAGAAAGCAAGTTGGATTTTAGGGTTAATATGGGCTATCTGGCATTACCCGTTATTAATATCTCTCTATCATAATCAAGCGATAATTTCAATAATATTTTCTTTAGCCGGTTTTACAATGGTTATGATTGGGCAGACCATCATCTATACGTGGTTTTACAATAACACAAAGAGTATATTTATTACCATATTACATCATGCCTGGGGTAATACAGCAACTGCATTTATTTTAGGAACTGTAGCCACACATAATCCTATGATCGGTCTCCTCTCCGGTATTTTTACCTGGGCAATAGCAGCCCTGTTATTAAAAATATTTGGCGGGGAAACGTTAACCAAGGATGAGATGATTTCTATGGACTTGACATAA